One genomic window of Aliiroseovarius sp. M344 includes the following:
- a CDS encoding lipocalin family protein, which produces MKRRQVLKTAAALAVGAGMTACVGGGGSGVEFHRSSSRTLGSTTRFDAARFAGRWVIRGEFVYPGERPSFGAVTFSESGGVITGLDVYGPGGLLDRYPAKQPAVGRISVGTAPFDTQYWVLWVDADYRTAAIGTPSGSFGWIIDRNTSGGEDRIKAASDVLGFNGYDLSRLQIR; this is translated from the coding sequence ATGAAGCGGCGGCAGGTATTGAAAACAGCGGCAGCCTTGGCTGTTGGCGCGGGCATGACGGCTTGCGTTGGTGGCGGTGGCTCCGGTGTCGAGTTTCACCGCAGCAGCAGCCGGACGCTTGGCTCGACCACGCGGTTCGATGCGGCCCGTTTTGCCGGGCGCTGGGTGATCCGGGGCGAGTTCGTCTATCCGGGCGAGCGGCCATCCTTCGGGGCCGTCACCTTTTCCGAAAGCGGTGGCGTCATTACCGGGCTGGACGTTTATGGCCCGGGGGGACTGCTGGATCGTTACCCGGCAAAACAACCTGCGGTTGGCCGCATTTCGGTCGGGACTGCCCCATTTGACACGCAGTATTGGGTACTGTGGGTTGATGCGGATTATCGGACCGCAGCTATCGGCACGCCGTCTGGCAGCTTTGGCTGGATTATCGACCGGAACACGTCCGGCGGCGAGGATCGCATCAAGGCGGCCAGCGACGTGCTCGGCTTTAACGGTTATGACCTGTCGCGGCTGCAAATCCGTTAG
- a CDS encoding aldo/keto reductase, whose translation MQMNKLAGGKLEVSALCLGSMLWGSTNTEAEGHAQIDMSLDHGINFIDTAEMYPVNPIKAEACGRSEEVIGSWIAKSGRRSDVVVATKVSGDNPGWKRGGKGYTGAIIHEAVDDSLTKLNTDYIDLYQTHWPIRGSYAFRQNWTFDPSGQNRDEVEAHMRDVLSAMIDVVKAGKVRHFGLSNESAWGTAQWLRIARDMGAPEVISVQNEYSLMNRLADTDLAELCMNEDVRILSYSPLATGLLTGKYQGNAVPKGSRLDLSPGLGGRCTPRAFDAVDAYLAVAKKHGLDPVHLALAFSVSRPFMGSTIFGASSMEQLTRVLDGKDLTLSAEVLKDIDLAHRAHPMPF comes from the coding sequence ATGCAGATGAACAAACTGGCAGGCGGCAAGCTTGAGGTCAGTGCGCTGTGCCTGGGGTCTATGCTGTGGGGCTCCACCAACACCGAGGCCGAGGGTCACGCGCAGATCGACATGTCTCTGGATCATGGCATCAACTTCATCGATACCGCCGAGATGTATCCGGTGAACCCGATCAAGGCGGAGGCCTGCGGGCGCTCGGAAGAAGTGATTGGCAGCTGGATTGCCAAAAGCGGTCGCCGGTCCGACGTGGTGGTGGCCACCAAGGTTTCTGGTGACAATCCCGGATGGAAACGCGGTGGCAAGGGATATACGGGCGCGATCATACACGAGGCGGTTGACGACAGCCTGACCAAGCTAAACACCGATTATATCGACCTTTATCAAACCCATTGGCCCATTCGGGGCAGCTATGCGTTTCGCCAAAACTGGACCTTTGATCCGTCTGGCCAGAACCGGGACGAGGTCGAAGCCCATATGCGCGACGTTCTAAGCGCGATGATCGACGTGGTGAAGGCCGGCAAGGTGCGCCATTTCGGGTTGTCCAACGAAAGCGCATGGGGCACCGCGCAATGGCTGCGGATTGCACGCGACATGGGCGCGCCGGAAGTGATCTCTGTTCAGAACGAATACAGTTTGATGAACCGTTTGGCAGACACGGATCTGGCGGAGTTGTGCATGAATGAAGACGTGCGCATTCTGTCCTATTCGCCTTTGGCCACAGGGCTACTGACCGGGAAATATCAGGGCAACGCAGTGCCCAAAGGGTCGCGTCTGGATCTGTCGCCCGGTCTGGGTGGCCGCTGCACACCGCGCGCCTTTGACGCCGTCGATGCCTATCTGGCCGTTGCCAAGAAACATGGGCTGGACCCGGTGCATCTGGCGCTGGCCTTCTCGGTCTCGCGACCGTTCATGGGGTCGACGATTTTTGGGGCGTCATCCATGGAGCAATTAACCCGTGTGTTGGACGGCAAAGACCTCACGCTGTCTGCCGAGGTCCTGAAAGACATTGATTTGGCCCATCGCGCCCACCCGATGCCGTTCTGA
- a CDS encoding SDR family oxidoreductase produces MDLGISGKRALVCASSKGLGLGCAQALAREGVSLVMNARSEGPLLAAAQNIRAQTGVDVVTVVADVTTEDGRARVLDAAGDVDILVTNAGGPPPGLWSDWDRDDFIAAFDANLLAPIALMQALIPAMADRGWGRVVNITSFSVKAPIPVLGLSNTARTGLTGFVAGTARQVAGQGVIINNLLPGIHDTDRAAALDKGVVEAHGGSVDEARAARAATIPAGRYGTTEEFGATCAFLCSQHAGFMVGQNVLLDGGAVNATF; encoded by the coding sequence ATGGATCTGGGAATTTCGGGCAAGCGGGCATTGGTATGCGCGTCGTCGAAAGGTTTGGGTTTGGGCTGTGCGCAGGCATTGGCGCGCGAAGGTGTTTCGCTGGTGATGAATGCGCGCAGTGAAGGGCCGTTGCTGGCTGCCGCCCAGAACATCCGTGCGCAAACGGGTGTGGACGTGGTGACAGTTGTTGCCGATGTGACCACGGAAGACGGGCGCGCACGTGTGCTGGACGCCGCAGGCGATGTCGACATCCTTGTGACAAATGCGGGTGGCCCTCCTCCGGGCCTGTGGTCAGATTGGGACCGGGATGACTTTATCGCGGCGTTTGACGCAAATTTGCTGGCGCCGATTGCCCTGATGCAGGCGCTTATCCCCGCAATGGCGGATCGGGGTTGGGGTCGGGTGGTGAACATCACCAGTTTCTCGGTCAAGGCACCGATCCCGGTTTTGGGCTTGTCGAATACTGCGCGCACCGGGCTGACCGGCTTCGTTGCGGGGACGGCGCGCCAAGTGGCCGGGCAGGGCGTGATCATCAACAATCTGCTGCCGGGGATCCATGACACGGACCGGGCCGCCGCACTGGATAAAGGTGTGGTAGAGGCGCATGGCGGGTCGGTTGACGAGGCGCGCGCGGCCCGTGCGGCGACGATCCCTGCCGGACGTTATGGCACGACCGAGGAATTTGGCGCGACCTGCGCCTTCCTGTGTTCGCAACATGCGGGCTTCATGGTGGGACAGAATGTGCTTCTAGATGGCGGCGCGGTCAACGCGACGTTCTAG
- a CDS encoding peptide chain release factor 3, whose translation MLDTVSNRPKLPPEIARRRTFAIISHPDAGKTTLTEKFLLYGGAIQMAGQVRAKGEARRTRSDFMKMEQDRGISVSASAMSFDFGKYRFNLVDTPGHSDFSEDTYRTLTAVDAAVMVIDGAKGVESQTQKLFEVCRLRDLPILTFCNKMDRESRDTFDIIDEIQENLAIDVSPASWPIGMGRDFMGCYDLLNDRLELMDRADRNVVAETVEIKGLDDPKLAQHVPAHLLEKFLEEVEMARELLPALDPQSVLEGHMTPIWFGSAINSFGVQELMDGIAKYGPEPQPQQADPRAIAPEETKVAGFVFKVQANMDPKHRDRVAFMRLASGHFKRGMKLTHVRSKKPMAVSNPVLFLASDRELAEEAWAGDIIGIPNHGQLRIGDTLTEGEMIRATGIPSFAPELLQGVRAGDPMKAKHLEKALMQFAEEGAAKVFKPNIGSGFIVGVVGALQFEVLASRIELEYGLPVRFEASQFTSARWILGDKAEVEKLVEANKQHIAHDNDGDPVFLTRLQWDIDRVERDYPALRLSATKEMMV comes from the coding sequence ATGTTAGACACCGTATCAAATCGCCCCAAATTGCCGCCCGAGATTGCGCGACGTCGCACCTTCGCGATCATCAGCCACCCGGACGCCGGCAAGACCACCCTGACCGAAAAGTTTCTGCTTTACGGTGGCGCCATTCAAATGGCTGGTCAGGTGCGCGCAAAAGGCGAAGCACGCCGCACACGGTCCGACTTCATGAAGATGGAGCAGGATCGCGGCATCTCGGTCTCGGCCTCGGCGATGTCGTTCGATTTCGGCAAGTATCGCTTCAATCTAGTGGACACACCCGGCCACTCTGATTTCTCGGAAGATACCTATCGCACCCTGACCGCTGTGGACGCGGCCGTGATGGTGATCGACGGAGCGAAGGGCGTGGAAAGCCAGACCCAAAAGCTTTTCGAAGTCTGCCGCTTGCGCGATTTGCCGATCCTGACCTTCTGTAACAAGATGGACCGCGAAAGCCGTGATACATTTGATATTATTGATGAAATTCAGGAAAATCTGGCCATTGATGTGTCGCCCGCCAGTTGGCCCATCGGCATGGGTCGCGATTTCATGGGGTGTTATGACCTACTGAACGACCGGCTTGAGCTGATGGATCGCGCCGACCGTAATGTGGTTGCAGAAACCGTTGAGATCAAAGGCCTCGATGACCCGAAACTCGCCCAGCACGTGCCCGCGCATCTGCTCGAGAAATTTCTGGAAGAAGTTGAAATGGCGCGCGAGCTTTTGCCCGCGCTGGACCCGCAATCCGTCCTTGAGGGTCATATGACGCCGATCTGGTTCGGCTCTGCCATCAACTCGTTCGGTGTACAGGAACTGATGGACGGCATCGCCAAATACGGCCCCGAACCGCAGCCCCAACAAGCCGATCCGCGCGCGATTGCACCGGAAGAAACAAAGGTTGCGGGATTCGTCTTCAAGGTTCAGGCCAATATGGACCCCAAACACCGCGACCGCGTGGCCTTCATGCGGCTGGCGTCCGGCCACTTCAAGCGCGGCATGAAGCTGACCCATGTGCGATCAAAAAAGCCAATGGCCGTGTCAAACCCGGTGCTGTTCCTTGCCTCAGACCGTGAACTGGCGGAAGAAGCGTGGGCGGGTGACATCATCGGCATCCCGAACCACGGCCAATTGCGCATCGGTGATACGCTGACCGAGGGCGAGATGATCCGCGCCACCGGCATCCCCTCCTTCGCGCCCGAGCTTTTGCAAGGCGTACGTGCTGGCGATCCGATGAAAGCCAAGCACCTTGAAAAAGCGCTGATGCAGTTCGCCGAAGAAGGGGCCGCCAAAGTCTTCAAGCCCAATATCGGGTCCGGCTTCATCGTCGGTGTCGTGGGCGCGCTTCAGTTCGAAGTGCTCGCCAGCCGTATTGAGTTGGAATACGGCCTGCCTGTCCGGTTTGAGGCGTCTCAGTTCACATCGGCCCGCTGGATACTCGGCGATAAAGCCGAGGTTGAAAAACTGGTCGAAGCCAACAAGCAACACATTGCGCATGACAATGATGGGGATCCCGTATTTCTGACGCGTCTTCAATGGGATATCGACCGTGTTGAACGTGATTATCCCGCGCTGAGATTGTCCGCTACGAAAGAAATGATGGTCTGA
- a CDS encoding DEAD/DEAH box helicase, translated as MTKFSDLKLSPKVLKAIDEAGYTSPTPIQEGAIPPALEGRDVLGIAQTGTGKTASFTLPMITALARGRARARMPRSLVLCPTRELAAQVAENFDTYAKHVKLTKALLIGGVSFKEQDQLIDRGVDVLIATPGRLLDHFERGKLLLTGVQIMVVDEADRMLDMGFIPDIEKIFSLTPFTRQTLFFSATMAPEIERITNTFLSNPARIEVARQATASETITQELCMFKASRRDRAASEKRKLLRALIDREGDACTNAIIFCNRKTDVDITAKSLSKYGYDAAPIHGDLEQSKRMEVLDGFRAGTLRFLCASDVAARGLDIPNVSHVFNYDVPGHAEDYVHRIGRTGRAGRDGKAIMICEPRDEKNLDAVERLIENKIPRVDNPLVDASAPRSSAADNDVKEDPAPKRGRRSPRTPKTEPNNAREDTPKDLAKEPQSDNKPARNRGPRGGGRRDDRKSVGMGDHMPDFIAKSFDDRRTS; from the coding sequence ATGACAAAATTTTCTGACCTTAAGCTCAGCCCCAAAGTGCTGAAAGCCATTGACGAAGCAGGCTACACCAGCCCTACCCCTATTCAGGAAGGTGCCATTCCGCCCGCTCTTGAAGGGCGCGACGTATTGGGTATTGCGCAAACAGGAACCGGTAAAACCGCCAGTTTTACCCTTCCAATGATCACTGCCCTTGCCCGTGGCCGCGCGCGCGCGCGTATGCCGCGGTCGCTGGTATTGTGCCCGACACGTGAGCTGGCAGCCCAAGTTGCCGAAAACTTCGACACCTACGCCAAACACGTGAAGCTGACAAAAGCCCTGCTGATCGGCGGCGTCAGCTTCAAGGAACAAGATCAACTGATCGACCGTGGTGTCGATGTTCTGATCGCCACCCCCGGCCGATTGCTGGATCATTTCGAACGCGGCAAACTTTTGTTGACCGGTGTGCAGATCATGGTGGTGGATGAAGCCGATCGAATGCTCGACATGGGCTTCATTCCGGATATCGAAAAGATCTTCTCGCTGACGCCGTTCACGCGCCAGACGCTGTTCTTCTCGGCCACCATGGCCCCCGAAATCGAGCGTATCACCAACACCTTCCTGTCAAACCCGGCCCGGATCGAGGTCGCTCGTCAAGCCACGGCGTCCGAAACAATCACGCAAGAGCTTTGCATGTTCAAAGCCTCGCGCCGTGATCGTGCAGCATCCGAGAAGCGAAAGCTGCTGCGCGCACTGATCGACCGCGAAGGCGACGCCTGCACCAACGCCATCATCTTCTGCAATCGCAAGACGGACGTGGATATCACAGCAAAATCGCTGTCAAAATACGGGTATGATGCGGCTCCCATCCATGGCGATCTGGAACAGTCCAAACGCATGGAAGTTTTGGATGGTTTCAGGGCCGGAACGCTCAGGTTTCTATGCGCCTCAGACGTGGCCGCCCGCGGATTGGACATCCCGAATGTTAGCCACGTATTCAACTATGACGTGCCCGGCCATGCCGAAGACTATGTGCACCGGATCGGCCGCACCGGCCGTGCAGGGCGCGATGGCAAAGCCATCATGATCTGCGAGCCGCGCGACGAAAAGAACCTTGATGCGGTCGAACGGCTGATCGAAAACAAGATCCCCCGCGTCGACAACCCCTTGGTCGACGCGTCTGCGCCGCGCTCAAGCGCAGCCGACAACGACGTGAAAGAGGACCCCGCGCCCAAACGCGGCCGCAGAAGCCCGCGTACGCCGAAAACCGAACCGAACAATGCCCGCGAGGACACGCCCAAAGACCTTGCAAAAGAGCCGCAAAGTGACAACAAGCCCGCGCGCAACCGCGGCCCGCGCGGTGGCGGTCGTCGCGACGACAGAAAATCCGTTGGAATGGGCGATCATATGCCTGATTTTATTGCAAAAAGCTTCGACGATCGGCGCACAAGTTAA
- a CDS encoding ribonuclease J codes for MTADRLIYLPLGGAGEIGMNAYVYGYGKPGKERLILVDLGVTFPDMDTTPGVNLIMPDITWLADNADRLEAIFITHAHEDHVGAIGRLYSRLKAPIHARPFTRYHAQRKMEEAGQVPEAVIAADVYPQVIEAGPFKVSFLPLSHSIPESAGLVIDTPAGRIVHTGDFKLDETPVLGDPFDEALWREVAKPGVKVLVCDSTNVFSTHPGRSEAEVGPELVTLIKDAPQMVVATTFASNVARVKQLAEAGKAAGRSVCLLGRAMRRMIQAGIETGVLGDFPTTVTPEDARDIPRDSLMLIVTGSQGERRAASAQLARGKYMGLTMAEGDMFLFSSKTIPGNERGVIRIMNAFSEMGVDMVAENDRYHVSGHANRPDLQRAHDIINPKMVIPMHGEHRHLREHVKLAEEGGRTSLVVVNGAVCDLTSDTPHVVEHVDTDRIYLDGDILIGALDGVVRDRIRLALNGHVIVNVIVEGDEPLGDPWVELMGLPEIGRSKAALVDVLEEDLGQFLMRAGRKTLRDDDKLGEELKRIARKSTNEEIGRKPEVTVVVSRLE; via the coding sequence ATGACCGCTGACCGTCTGATTTACCTCCCGCTGGGGGGCGCCGGCGAGATCGGCATGAACGCCTATGTCTATGGCTATGGTAAACCGGGCAAGGAACGCCTGATCTTAGTTGATCTGGGCGTCACGTTTCCGGACATGGATACGACGCCGGGTGTCAATCTGATCATGCCGGATATCACGTGGCTGGCGGACAATGCCGACCGGTTGGAGGCGATTTTCATCACCCATGCGCATGAAGACCATGTGGGCGCGATCGGGCGTTTGTATTCCCGGCTGAAAGCGCCAATCCATGCGCGCCCCTTCACCCGCTATCACGCGCAGCGCAAAATGGAGGAAGCAGGGCAGGTGCCCGAGGCGGTGATCGCCGCCGATGTCTATCCGCAGGTGATCGAGGCGGGGCCGTTCAAGGTCAGTTTCCTGCCGCTCAGCCATTCGATCCCTGAAAGTGCCGGACTGGTGATCGACACGCCCGCGGGCCGGATTGTGCATACGGGTGACTTCAAGCTGGACGAGACCCCGGTGCTGGGTGACCCATTTGACGAGGCGCTGTGGCGCGAGGTGGCAAAGCCCGGCGTAAAAGTTCTGGTTTGTGATTCCACCAATGTGTTTTCCACCCATCCCGGTCGGTCGGAAGCCGAGGTCGGGCCTGAACTTGTGACCTTGATCAAAGACGCGCCGCAGATGGTGGTGGCCACCACCTTTGCCTCAAACGTGGCGCGGGTGAAACAATTGGCGGAGGCCGGGAAGGCCGCCGGGCGATCTGTTTGCCTTCTGGGTCGCGCCATGCGGCGGATGATCCAGGCCGGTATTGAAACCGGTGTGTTGGGAGATTTTCCGACCACTGTCACCCCAGAAGACGCACGCGATATCCCGCGTGACAGCTTGATGCTGATCGTCACTGGCAGCCAAGGCGAACGCCGCGCCGCGTCGGCGCAACTGGCACGCGGAAAATATATGGGGCTGACCATGGCGGAAGGGGACATGTTCCTGTTCTCGTCCAAGACCATTCCGGGCAATGAGCGCGGAGTGATCCGTATCATGAATGCCTTCTCCGAGATGGGTGTGGACATGGTCGCAGAAAATGACCGCTATCACGTGTCCGGCCATGCAAACCGCCCTGATCTGCAGCGGGCGCATGACATCATCAATCCCAAGATGGTGATCCCGATGCATGGCGAGCACCGCCATCTGCGCGAACACGTAAAATTGGCGGAAGAGGGCGGGCGCACGTCACTGGTCGTGGTGAATGGTGCTGTGTGTGATCTGACCAGCGACACGCCGCATGTGGTCGAGCATGTCGACACAGACCGCATCTATCTGGATGGCGACATTTTGATTGGGGCGTTGGATGGTGTCGTGCGCGACCGCATCCGGTTGGCGCTGAACGGTCATGTGATCGTGAATGTGATCGTGGAGGGTGACGAGCCGCTGGGCGACCCATGGGTCGAACTGATGGGCTTGCCTGAAATCGGTCGCTCCAAGGCGGCACTGGTTGACGTGTTGGAGGAGGATCTGGGCCAGTTTCTGATGCGGGCCGGCCGAAAGACCTTACGCGATGACGATAAGCTTGGCGAGGAATTGAAACGGATTGCCCGCAAATCCACCAATGAGGAGATTGGTCGCAAACCGGAAGTCACTGTGGTGGTCAGCCGTTTGGAATAG
- a CDS encoding type III pantothenate kinase: MLLAIDCGNTNTVFSIWDGDKFLCTLRTSTHHSRTADAYFTWFSTLINHYKIDPDITGVVVSSTVPRVVWNLRVFADRFFGCRPLVVGKPDCLLPVAPRIDTGTVAGPDRLANAVAAFERYGGDCMVVDFGTATNIDVVAHDGAYIGGVIAPGVNLSLEALHQGAAALPHVDVTQPDKVIGTNTVACIQSGIFWGYVGLVQGLVQRVKDEYGLPMKVIGTGGLAPLFEQGAHLYDEIDHDLTMHGLVSIYDYNKEQGNI; this comes from the coding sequence ATGCTTCTGGCCATCGACTGCGGCAACACCAACACGGTCTTCTCAATCTGGGATGGCGACAAGTTTTTGTGCACCCTTCGCACATCGACCCACCATTCACGGACAGCGGATGCCTATTTCACGTGGTTTTCGACCTTGATCAATCACTACAAGATCGACCCAGACATCACCGGGGTTGTGGTCAGCTCAACGGTGCCGCGTGTTGTGTGGAACCTGCGCGTCTTCGCGGATCGGTTCTTTGGGTGCCGCCCACTTGTCGTCGGCAAGCCGGATTGTTTGCTGCCCGTGGCACCGCGCATTGATACCGGAACCGTCGCCGGTCCGGACCGGTTGGCAAATGCCGTGGCGGCGTTCGAACGCTATGGCGGGGACTGTATGGTCGTCGACTTTGGCACAGCGACCAATATCGACGTGGTAGCCCATGATGGGGCCTATATCGGCGGGGTGATTGCGCCGGGTGTAAACCTGTCGCTTGAAGCGCTGCACCAAGGCGCTGCGGCGCTGCCCCACGTGGACGTCACACAACCAGACAAGGTGATTGGCACCAATACAGTGGCCTGTATTCAGTCCGGTATTTTCTGGGGTTATGTCGGCCTTGTGCAAGGGCTGGTGCAACGGGTGAAAGATGAATACGGTCTGCCGATGAAGGTGATAGGCACCGGTGGTCTTGCGCCGCTTTTTGAACAGGGCGCGCATCTTTATGACGAGATTGACCACGATCTGACCATGCACGGGCTGGTCAGCATTTACGATTACAACAAGGAACAGGGCAATATATGA
- a CDS encoding biotin--[acetyl-CoA-carboxylase] ligase, with product MSNKPVTAWPDGVGKRVLDQVDSTNEEARRIAPGLLGPTWIFAHKQTAGRGRRGRVWADPKGHFSATLVMRPTEPPAQVALRSFVASLALFDAFVAATGRAEAFSLKWPNDVLLNGGKVAGILLESAGLGAQVGHFAIGIGVNLIDAPEGAAIEGRAVAPVSLAGETGVRLTPEAFLDLLAPAYARHEATFTTYGFAPIREAWLARAARLGDEITARTTRNEYVGRFDTVDAEGNLVLSTATSREVIPAAEIFF from the coding sequence TTGTCAAATAAACCCGTCACGGCTTGGCCCGACGGCGTTGGAAAACGCGTTCTGGATCAGGTCGACAGCACGAATGAAGAGGCCCGGCGCATCGCGCCGGGTCTTTTGGGTCCGACATGGATTTTTGCCCACAAACAAACCGCGGGGCGTGGTCGGCGTGGGCGGGTCTGGGCCGACCCCAAAGGGCATTTCTCGGCCACGCTTGTCATGCGGCCAACCGAGCCCCCCGCGCAAGTCGCGCTCAGAAGCTTCGTGGCGTCGCTTGCATTGTTTGATGCGTTTGTGGCGGCGACCGGACGCGCGGAGGCGTTTTCGCTGAAATGGCCCAATGACGTGTTGCTGAACGGCGGCAAGGTTGCGGGCATCCTGCTGGAAAGCGCAGGCCTTGGGGCTCAGGTCGGCCATTTTGCCATCGGCATCGGTGTGAACCTGATCGACGCGCCGGAAGGGGCCGCGATCGAAGGCCGCGCCGTCGCACCCGTGAGCCTTGCGGGCGAAACCGGCGTCAGACTGACGCCCGAGGCATTCCTTGACCTTCTGGCCCCGGCCTATGCAAGGCATGAGGCGACGTTTACCACCTATGGGTTTGCCCCGATCCGCGAGGCTTGGCTTGCCCGCGCCGCCCGTTTGGGCGATGAAATCACCGCCCGCACCACGCGCAACGAATATGTGGGGCGGTTTGACACGGTAGACGCCGAGGGCAACCTTGTCCTATCAACAGCCACATCCCGCGAGGTGATCCCCGCGGCCGAGATATTTTTCTGA
- the nuoN gene encoding NADH-quinone oxidoreductase subunit NuoN codes for MSSVDIQTVLPELALAIYAMVALLGAVYTGKDALAKPITWITGAVMVVIALMIAGGDGTTAAFNGMFIDDAYARFAKVAILLAAAAVLVMGEATMSRRGLLRFEYPILVTLGTVGMMMMVSAGDLMALYMGLELQSLSLYVVASLNRDSVKSTEAGLKYFVLGALSSGLLLYGASLTYGYAGTTLFSGIIAAASDGHVGLGLLIGLVFVTAGLAFKVSAVPFHMWTPDVYEGAPTPVTAFFATAPKLAAMALFARVLFDAFGQAVGDWQQIIALLAVLSMFLGAIAAIGQTNIKRLMAYSSIAHMGFALMGLAAGTAYGVQAMLLYMAVYLTMNIGTFAFIMSMERDGRPIADISALNQFAVNDKLRGLAMLVLLFSLAGVPPMLGFFAKYGVLIAAVQSGLAWLAVAGVIASVIGAFYYLRIVYFMYFGEEGEGLEMKMSPAAWVALIGSAAIVVLGVVNFFGIETAAAAAAEALVK; via the coding sequence ATGAGCTCTGTTGATATTCAAACGGTTCTGCCTGAACTCGCTTTGGCCATCTATGCGATGGTTGCCCTTTTGGGCGCGGTCTATACCGGCAAGGATGCGCTGGCCAAGCCGATCACATGGATTACCGGGGCGGTGATGGTCGTCATCGCGCTGATGATTGCGGGCGGAGACGGGACGACGGCTGCCTTTAACGGCATGTTCATCGACGATGCCTATGCGCGTTTCGCCAAAGTGGCGATCTTGTTGGCGGCAGCGGCTGTTCTGGTCATGGGCGAGGCGACGATGTCGCGTCGCGGCCTTCTGCGCTTCGAGTATCCGATCCTTGTCACCCTTGGCACCGTCGGGATGATGATGATGGTGTCGGCGGGCGACCTGATGGCGCTTTACATGGGGCTCGAACTGCAATCGCTCTCGCTTTATGTTGTGGCATCGCTGAACCGTGACAGCGTGAAGTCGACCGAAGCCGGTCTGAAATACTTCGTGCTGGGCGCGCTGTCTTCGGGCCTGTTGCTCTATGGCGCATCGCTGACCTATGGCTATGCGGGCACGACATTGTTCTCGGGTATCATCGCCGCGGCAAGCGACGGTCACGTGGGCCTCGGCTTGCTGATCGGTCTGGTCTTTGTCACCGCCGGTCTGGCCTTCAAGGTCTCGGCCGTGCCGTTCCACATGTGGACCCCGGATGTGTATGAAGGCGCGCCGACGCCTGTGACTGCCTTCTTTGCCACAGCGCCGAAACTTGCGGCCATGGCTCTGTTCGCCCGCGTCCTGTTTGACGCATTCGGTCAGGCCGTCGGCGACTGGCAGCAGATCATCGCCCTTCTGGCGGTTTTGTCGATGTTCCTGGGCGCAATCGCGGCTATCGGTCAGACCAATATCAAACGCCTGATGGCCTATTCGTCGATTGCCCATATGGGTTTTGCCTTGATGGGACTTGCGGCAGGCACCGCATATGGCGTCCAAGCCATGCTGCTCTATATGGCCGTTTACCTGACCATGAACATCGGCACATTTGCTTTCATCATGTCGATGGAGCGTGACGGCCGTCCGATTGCTGACATCTCGGCGCTGAACCAATTTGCGGTGAATGACAAGCTCAGAGGGCTGGCGATGCTGGTGCTTCTGTTCTCGCTGGCCGGTGTGCCGCCGATGCTGGGCTTCTTCGCCAAATACGGCGTTTTGATCGCGGCTGTTCAATCCGGTCTGGCTTGGCTGGCGGTGGCGGGCGTGATCGCTTCGGTGATTGGTGCCTTCTATTACCTGCGCATCGTCTACTTCATGTATTTCGGTGAAGAGGGCGAGGGGCTAGAGATGAAGATGTCACCCGCAGCATGGGTGGCGCTGATTGGGTCCGCTGCAATTGTGGTTTTGGGTGTCGTGAATTTCTTTGGCATCGAAACTGCTGCCGCCGCTGCGGCCGAAGCCCTTGTCAAATAA